In the genome of Flaviflexus ciconiae, one region contains:
- a CDS encoding DUF3566 domain-containing protein yields MSEQTSQQQSSQVAGQHQSPAPEQRTPQATTKPSGRGIRRAHMTISRIDPWSALKISFLLAVGMGVMIVISSVVLWNVLDSMNVFASIRDLLETLGSEPLLELMQYLEFGRVVSFSIIVAVIDVVLFTLLGGIIALLYNLISMLVGGVHITITDE; encoded by the coding sequence ATGAGTGAGCAGACGAGCCAGCAGCAATCGTCGCAGGTAGCCGGACAACACCAGTCCCCGGCCCCCGAGCAGCGTACGCCGCAGGCAACGACGAAGCCGAGCGGCCGGGGGATCCGACGCGCACACATGACGATCTCAAGGATCGATCCCTGGTCGGCACTGAAGATCTCGTTCCTTCTTGCGGTCGGCATGGGGGTCATGATTGTCATCTCGTCGGTGGTCCTGTGGAACGTTCTCGATTCAATGAACGTCTTTGCCTCAATCAGGGACCTGCTGGAAACTCTCGGTTCCGAGCCGCTCCTCGAGCTCATGCAGTACCTGGAGTTCGGCCGAGTCGTATCCTTCTCGATTATCGTCGCGGTTATCGATGTTGTGTTGTTCACCCTGCTGGGTGGGATCATCGCGCTCCTCTACAACCTGATTTCCATGCTCGTCGGTGGCGTTCACATCACCATTACCGACGAGTAA
- a CDS encoding DLW-39 family protein, with protein sequence MKKFVIIAVAAGIGYVTWLKIAADRANQAVWEQVADPTPAI encoded by the coding sequence ATGAAGAAGTTCGTCATCATCGCAGTGGCAGCCGGTATCGGCTACGTCACGTGGCTAAAGATTGCGGCGGACCGTGCTAATCAGGCAGTATGGGAACAGGTTGCTGATCCAACACCGGCAATCTAA
- a CDS encoding MarR family winged helix-turn-helix transcriptional regulator encodes MADSNQAQWLAENEDEAWRSLWALMTWLPVRLDAQLEEDAGLSLAEYHALSQISEAPDRQIRLSELAKNTNMTLSHLSRVISRMEKAGWVERKPDPTDRRATIGSLTEEGWNKVTDSAPAHVATVRSVIFDLLDDEQIAALRETSLIIANAVAPARKPPQND; translated from the coding sequence ATGGCAGACAGCAATCAGGCCCAGTGGCTTGCCGAAAATGAAGACGAGGCATGGCGTTCCCTGTGGGCGCTCATGACCTGGCTGCCCGTGCGCCTCGATGCTCAGCTCGAGGAAGATGCAGGACTGAGCCTCGCTGAATACCACGCACTTTCGCAGATCTCTGAAGCTCCTGATCGACAAATTCGCCTCAGCGAACTGGCGAAGAATACGAACATGACGCTTTCGCACCTGTCGCGGGTGATCTCCCGGATGGAGAAGGCAGGATGGGTGGAGCGCAAGCCCGATCCGACAGATCGGCGAGCAACAATTGGTTCGCTGACCGAAGAGGGCTGGAATAAGGTCACCGATTCGGCTCCTGCGCACGTTGCCACGGTGCGATCGGTGATTTTTGACCTGCTTGACGATGAGCAGATTGCCGCACTCCGGGAGACCTCATTGATCATCGCTAATGCTGTCGCACCGGCACGCAAGCCCCCTCAAAACGATTGA
- a CDS encoding ABC transporter ATP-binding protein: protein MIRFQEVGKTYPDGTIAVENFSYEVREGRIVALVGASGSGKTTLLRMVNRMVEPTSGSVWVDGRNVSDVDRVQLRRSIGYVLQAGGLLPHRTIIDNVATVPLLNGEPKKKARRAAEELLERVGLEVGMGKRYPAQLSGGQQQRVGVARALAADPKVLLMDEPFGAVDPIVRKELQVELRRLQAELGKTVILVTHDVDEAFNVGHDVVLLAKGGEIVQSGTPEEILSSPKDQYVRQFIGADRAERQFTIEEINGQRLIFDGDGRPAGILQQ, encoded by the coding sequence ATGATCCGGTTCCAAGAAGTAGGAAAAACATACCCGGATGGCACAATAGCGGTTGAGAACTTCTCTTACGAGGTTCGAGAGGGCCGGATTGTTGCGCTTGTTGGCGCCTCTGGCTCGGGTAAGACGACGCTCCTTCGGATGGTCAACCGCATGGTGGAGCCAACCAGCGGATCCGTCTGGGTTGATGGTCGTAACGTTTCTGACGTTGATAGAGTGCAACTGCGACGCTCGATTGGTTACGTGTTGCAGGCGGGCGGGCTTCTACCGCACCGCACCATCATCGACAACGTCGCAACCGTTCCCCTTCTGAACGGTGAACCGAAGAAGAAGGCCCGAAGGGCCGCTGAGGAACTGCTTGAACGAGTTGGGCTCGAAGTTGGGATGGGGAAGAGATATCCGGCCCAGCTCTCCGGTGGCCAGCAGCAACGAGTTGGCGTAGCAAGGGCATTGGCTGCAGATCCCAAGGTACTTCTCATGGATGAGCCGTTTGGGGCTGTTGACCCGATCGTGCGAAAGGAACTGCAGGTCGAACTGCGCCGCCTCCAAGCCGAGCTGGGGAAGACCGTTATCCTCGTGACCCACGACGTCGATGAAGCCTTCAACGTGGGTCACGATGTTGTTCTTCTAGCCAAGGGCGGGGAGATCGTCCAGTCCGGGACGCCCGAAGAGATCCTGTCATCGCCGAAGGATCAGTATGTTCGCCAATTCATTGGCGCAGATCGTGCGGAACGACAGTTCACGATTGAAGAGATTAACGGGCAGCGCCTTATTTTCGATGGCGATGGTCGTCCGGCCGGGATTCTGCAACAGTGA
- a CDS encoding ABC transporter permease: protein MTWLSHSWRNVLELLLVHLSIAVPAIIIATLIAIPIGRFAYRFPRVGGPVLSASTLLYAIPALPMLIIIPVIFSTSLRSATTIIIALIAYGVALLVRSAADGFAAVDRSIRESAMAIGYSKRQMLWKVDLPLATPVIISGIRVVTVSTVGLTTIGALVGISNLGSLFTDGFQRGIPAEVITGIVLTVAVALLLDGIVQLIGRLLTPWVHAAAPKGVGA, encoded by the coding sequence GTGACCTGGCTGTCCCACTCCTGGCGAAACGTCCTCGAGCTCCTGCTCGTGCACCTCAGCATTGCCGTTCCGGCAATCATCATTGCCACGCTTATTGCTATACCGATAGGCAGATTCGCATACAGGTTCCCGCGCGTTGGCGGGCCGGTCCTGTCCGCCTCCACCCTCCTGTATGCCATCCCGGCACTTCCCATGCTCATCATCATCCCGGTGATCTTCTCTACCAGCTTGCGGTCCGCCACAACCATCATCATCGCCCTTATTGCCTACGGTGTGGCGCTCCTCGTGCGTAGCGCGGCCGATGGTTTTGCAGCAGTCGATCGCAGTATCCGTGAAAGCGCCATGGCGATCGGGTACTCAAAACGGCAGATGCTGTGGAAGGTGGACTTGCCGCTGGCAACGCCCGTCATCATCTCAGGCATTCGGGTTGTCACAGTCAGCACCGTCGGACTGACAACCATCGGTGCGCTTGTTGGTATATCGAATCTGGGTAGCCTCTTCACCGATGGATTCCAGCGGGGTATTCCCGCCGAGGTCATCACAGGTATCGTTCTTACCGTTGCCGTTGCTCTTCTTCTCGACGGCATCGTTCAGCTGATCGGACGGCTACTCACCCCGTGGGTCCATGCAGCGGCACCAAAGGGGGTGGGCGCGTGA
- a CDS encoding ABC transporter permease: MNIIDDTFAWLSDPSRWSGDGSIPQRLLEHVGVTLLVILIAGLLAIPAGIAIGHTRRGKAFVISFAGAMRAIPSLGLLTLVGIWVGIGLEAPIVTLVVLAIPSLLAGAYSGIESVDALTVDAARAVGMSEGQIIRKVELPIAAPVIVGGIRAAILQVVATATLAAYVSDYGLGRFVFSGLKGGDYSPMLGGALLVTVLAIILEIVLAFVHRTSRHLSYPAARAATKGTP; this comes from the coding sequence GTGAACATCATTGACGACACTTTTGCCTGGCTCTCCGACCCCAGCCGCTGGTCGGGGGACGGAAGTATTCCCCAACGTCTCCTCGAGCACGTCGGTGTCACCCTTCTTGTCATTCTGATCGCAGGCCTCCTGGCCATCCCCGCCGGCATCGCTATCGGCCACACCCGCCGTGGTAAAGCTTTCGTCATTAGCTTTGCTGGTGCGATGAGGGCAATTCCCTCCCTCGGTCTTCTTACTCTCGTTGGTATCTGGGTGGGTATTGGCCTCGAGGCACCGATCGTTACCCTCGTTGTTCTCGCGATCCCCTCTCTGCTAGCCGGTGCCTACTCGGGGATTGAATCGGTCGATGCTTTGACCGTTGACGCTGCTCGCGCGGTTGGCATGAGCGAAGGCCAGATCATTCGCAAGGTTGAGCTTCCAATCGCGGCCCCGGTCATCGTTGGTGGAATACGGGCAGCAATCCTTCAGGTCGTTGCAACAGCCACCCTTGCGGCCTACGTGTCGGATTACGGGCTTGGCAGATTTGTGTTCTCCGGTCTCAAGGGCGGCGACTATTCGCCGATGCTTGGCGGTGCACTCCTTGTCACGGTCCTTGCCATCATTCTCGAAATTGTTCTTGCGTTCGTCCACCGGACGTCTCGCCACCTCTCATATCCGGCCGCACGGGCGGCCACGAAGGGAACACCATGA
- a CDS encoding ABC transporter substrate-binding protein, which yields MKRTIALLAVAGLGLAACSNDDPLSEDNGGNGGSGEAIVIGSQDYYSNEIIAEIYAQALEAEGYEVERDYRIGQREAYVPEIEDGSIDLFPEYTGPLLRYWEGETEVREADAVYDELVDTAPEGLRVLEYSPATDQDAYVVTAEFAEEWGLESLDDLKNVDTQITVGANSELETRPNGPQGLLEVYDVEVGFTPIEDGGGQLTVNALKDNDIQMAIIYTADPRIADPELVVLEDPQSLFLASHVVPLASENIDEQAEEIINSISAAMEPEDLVALNIRSAEEQLPAETIASDWLTEEGLVE from the coding sequence ATGAAACGCACAATCGCACTACTCGCCGTAGCGGGCTTGGGCTTGGCGGCCTGTTCGAACGACGATCCGCTCAGCGAAGACAACGGAGGGAATGGGGGAAGCGGTGAAGCGATCGTTATCGGCTCCCAGGACTACTACTCCAACGAGATTATCGCTGAAATCTACGCGCAGGCCCTCGAAGCCGAAGGATACGAGGTGGAACGTGACTACCGCATCGGCCAGCGCGAAGCCTACGTTCCCGAGATCGAAGATGGAAGCATTGACCTGTTCCCCGAATACACGGGACCACTGTTGCGGTACTGGGAGGGTGAAACCGAGGTCCGGGAGGCTGATGCTGTCTACGACGAGCTCGTTGACACTGCCCCCGAGGGACTCCGCGTCCTGGAGTACTCACCGGCAACCGACCAGGATGCCTATGTCGTCACGGCTGAATTCGCAGAAGAGTGGGGACTGGAAAGTCTCGACGATCTCAAGAACGTCGACACGCAGATCACAGTCGGAGCGAACTCGGAGCTCGAAACCCGCCCGAACGGACCGCAGGGTCTCCTCGAGGTATACGACGTTGAAGTTGGGTTCACTCCCATCGAAGACGGTGGTGGACAGCTAACCGTCAATGCTCTCAAGGACAACGATATTCAGATGGCGATTATCTACACCGCCGACCCGCGCATTGCGGATCCTGAACTGGTCGTTCTTGAAGACCCGCAGAGCCTCTTCCTCGCATCGCATGTTGTTCCGCTTGCCTCGGAGAACATAGATGAACAGGCTGAGGAAATCATTAACAGCATCAGTGCCGCCATGGAGCCCGAGGACCTTGTTGCCCTCAATATCCGATCGGCGGAAGAACAGCTT